Proteins encoded within one genomic window of Schaalia sp. HMT-172:
- a CDS encoding metallopeptidase family protein produces the protein MVGELVSELIGRWPQVATIEFAVEDVPPSNPASWESHNVVVARIFPADRRRGLRDRIVVYRLPITLRCPLEEVGVVTRRVLVERISHILALPPDEIDDAMR, from the coding sequence ATGGTCGGCGAGCTCGTGTCGGAGCTGATCGGGCGCTGGCCGCAGGTCGCGACGATCGAGTTCGCGGTCGAGGACGTTCCCCCGTCGAATCCCGCGTCCTGGGAGTCTCACAACGTCGTCGTGGCCCGCATTTTTCCGGCGGATCGACGCCGGGGTTTGCGTGACCGAATCGTCGTGTATCGCCTGCCCATTACGCTGCGCTGTCCGCTCGAGGAGGTGGGTGTGGTGACCCGCCGGGTCCTGGTGGAGCGGATCAGTCACATCCTGGCGCTGCCGCCCGACGAGATTGACGACGCGATGCGCTGA
- a CDS encoding DUF3499 domain-containing protein — MIAQRHCSKPGCSAVAVATLTYDYRDSTVVVGPLATVADPNSYDLCDEHAQNLKAPLGWQVVRLATTFEPAPPSGDDLAALVDAVRRVAQEAQQAPASAPNARTPRTGPYASARSVGNPDTSSPLDPSSPYARRRAQFTVVDGEEGAGRD, encoded by the coding sequence GTGATTGCCCAACGACACTGCTCGAAGCCCGGCTGCTCCGCCGTCGCCGTCGCCACCCTCACCTACGACTACCGTGACTCCACGGTCGTCGTCGGCCCCCTCGCCACCGTCGCGGACCCCAACTCCTACGACCTGTGCGACGAACATGCCCAGAACCTGAAGGCGCCCCTGGGCTGGCAGGTCGTGCGCCTGGCCACCACCTTCGAGCCCGCCCCGCCCTCGGGCGATGACCTCGCTGCTCTGGTCGATGCCGTCCGAAGGGTCGCCCAAGAAGCCCAGCAGGCCCCGGCCTCGGCCCCAAACGCGCGCACCCCACGCACCGGGCCCTACGCTTCGGCGCGCTCCGTGGGAAACCCCGACACCTCCAGCCCCCTGGATCCCTCCAGCCCGTATGCGCGTCGGCGCGCCCAATTCACCGTCGTCGACGGCGAGGAGGGGGCCGGCCGGGACTGA